The Opitutales bacterium ASA1 genome window below encodes:
- a CDS encoding LysE family translocator, which produces MDVWNWLGLAGVMVVLAALPSSSVVLVVTRAATAGVANGIAVAVGIVAGDLLFVGLALAGMSVVAEQLGAVFAVLRYAGGAYLVWTGVQMWRAAARGDEPAANENASDARSRWALGESAAAGLALTLGDVKAILFYASLFPVFVDLRVVSTGEIAGIVAVTLVTVGGVKVVYATAAKRLAARVRDERVRNVGRRVGGTLLIGAGTLVIAKT; this is translated from the coding sequence ATGGACGTGTGGAACTGGTTGGGACTCGCGGGCGTGATGGTCGTGTTGGCGGCGTTGCCGAGCTCGAGCGTCGTGCTCGTGGTGACGCGCGCGGCGACGGCGGGCGTCGCCAACGGCATCGCGGTCGCGGTGGGTATCGTGGCGGGCGATCTGTTGTTCGTGGGTCTGGCGCTGGCGGGCATGTCGGTCGTGGCAGAGCAGTTGGGCGCGGTCTTCGCGGTGCTGCGCTACGCGGGCGGGGCGTATCTCGTGTGGACGGGTGTGCAGATGTGGCGTGCGGCCGCGCGCGGCGACGAACCGGCTGCGAATGAGAACGCGTCGGATGCACGCAGTCGTTGGGCGCTCGGAGAGAGCGCGGCGGCGGGACTCGCCCTCACGCTCGGCGACGTGAAGGCGATCCTCTTCTACGCGAGTTTGTTTCCCGTCTTCGTCGACCTGCGGGTCGTGTCCACCGGCGAGATCGCGGGGATCGTGGCGGTGACGCTCGTGACCGTCGGCGGCGTGAAGGTCGTGTACGCGACGGCGGCGAAACGCCTCGCGGCTCGTGTGCGCGACGAGCGCGTGCGCAACGTAGGTCGGCGCGTCGGCGGCACGCTGTTGATCGGTGCGGGCACGCTCGTGATCGCGAAGACGTAG
- a CDS encoding NADH-quinone oxidoreductase subunit D, whose product MRAVHDEFHGDLMEVSMGPHHPSTHGVFRMNVVLDGERIVKLKPVFGYLHRNHEKLGEGMTWLASMPFTDRLDYLCAMTNNWAYALAVERLTGLQPPERAEYIRVVLAELTRLLNHTCLAGFLLQDTGAMGTPLMYAFREREKILDLFEALSGSRMMCNYQRFGGCRVDVSPAWLAAARKVVDAYPRFLDEFEALVTGNEIVMARTQGVGRVAPELAVAAGVTGPMLRACGVDYDIRKVDGYGLYPRFHFRVPLGDHGDTYDRYMIRVLEMRESIGILKQAIDGIPDGPILDPKAKGRGLRPPAGEAYGRIEGPKGEIGFFLVSDGTPNPSRYRVRAPSFVNLTILEDMCLGHTVADAVVILGSIDIVLGEVDR is encoded by the coding sequence GTGCGCGCCGTGCACGACGAGTTTCACGGCGACCTCATGGAGGTCTCGATGGGGCCGCATCACCCGTCGACTCACGGCGTCTTCCGCATGAACGTCGTGCTCGACGGCGAGCGCATCGTGAAACTGAAGCCGGTCTTCGGTTACCTGCATCGCAACCACGAGAAACTCGGCGAGGGCATGACGTGGCTCGCCTCGATGCCGTTCACCGACCGGCTCGACTACCTTTGCGCGATGACCAACAACTGGGCCTATGCGCTGGCGGTGGAGAGACTCACGGGCCTGCAACCGCCCGAGCGCGCCGAGTACATCCGCGTCGTCCTCGCGGAGCTCACGCGCTTGCTCAACCACACCTGCCTCGCGGGCTTCCTGCTTCAGGACACGGGCGCGATGGGCACGCCGCTCATGTACGCCTTTCGCGAGCGCGAGAAGATCCTCGATCTCTTCGAGGCGCTCTCGGGCTCGCGCATGATGTGCAACTACCAGCGCTTCGGCGGCTGCCGGGTCGACGTGTCCCCGGCGTGGCTGGCGGCGGCGCGCAAGGTCGTCGACGCGTATCCACGTTTCCTGGACGAGTTCGAAGCGTTGGTCACGGGTAACGAAATCGTGATGGCGCGTACTCAGGGCGTCGGCCGGGTCGCGCCCGAGCTGGCGGTCGCGGCCGGCGTCACGGGGCCGATGCTGCGCGCGTGCGGCGTGGACTACGACATCCGCAAGGTCGACGGCTACGGCCTGTATCCACGTTTCCACTTCAGGGTACCGCTGGGCGACCACGGCGACACCTACGATCGCTATATGATCCGCGTGCTGGAGATGCGCGAGTCCATCGGGATCCTGAAGCAGGCGATCGACGGTATTCCGGACGGACCGATTCTCGACCCCAAGGCGAAGGGGCGCGGGTTGCGTCCGCCGGCCGGCGAAGCCTACGGGCGGATCGAGGGACCGAAGGGCGAGATTGGATTCTTCCTCGTGAGCGACGGCACACCGAATCCGAGCCGCTACCGCGTGCGTGCGCCGTCGTTCGTCAACCTCACCATCCTCGAGGACATGTGTCTCGGCCACACCGTGGCGGACGCGGTCGTCATCCTCGGGAGCATCGACATCGTACTCGGGGAGGTGGACCGATGA
- the nuoH_2 gene encoding NADH-quinone oxidoreductase subunit NuoH, whose amino-acid sequence MSASTASGVLETFPLEARAFLLERLPTPWGWLAASLLSIGAIVVVFASIFAISTLLERKILARIQNRPGPNRVGPGGLLQPLADAIKTITKEDIVPRSADGLLHFLAPVVLVAGALLSFAVIPFGRHLVPVELEAGVLFFFAAAASSEVAVFMAGWASRNKYAMLAAMRALAQLISYELPLVLAVVPVVMLAGSLSTVEIVAAQAGWWGGILPQWHVFSPWGLGAFLVFMIAALAESNRSPFDLPEAESELIAGHLTEYSGFKYALFFMAEYLGMTALCCLAVTLFLGGWHAPSAFLEFVPSYLWFGAKLGVLIVVLMWIRGTVPRLRIDQLMRLSWKFLVPVALGTIVNAAFWHSSAEWGGAWPAVRWAAGVALLLGPPAWLARRLSAGLGPRVYRYAT is encoded by the coding sequence ATGAGCGCGTCGACCGCCTCCGGCGTGCTCGAAACCTTTCCGCTGGAGGCGCGGGCGTTTCTCCTCGAGCGCCTCCCGACCCCTTGGGGCTGGCTCGCGGCGAGCCTGCTCTCGATCGGGGCGATCGTCGTCGTCTTCGCGTCGATCTTCGCGATCTCCACGCTGCTCGAGCGCAAGATCCTCGCGCGCATCCAGAACCGACCGGGACCGAACCGCGTGGGACCGGGAGGTCTGCTGCAACCGCTGGCGGATGCGATCAAGACCATCACCAAGGAGGACATCGTGCCGCGCTCGGCGGACGGCCTGCTGCACTTTCTCGCACCGGTCGTCCTCGTGGCGGGTGCGCTGCTCTCCTTCGCCGTGATTCCGTTCGGCCGGCATCTCGTGCCGGTCGAGCTCGAGGCGGGCGTGCTCTTCTTCTTCGCCGCGGCGGCTTCGAGCGAGGTGGCCGTCTTCATGGCGGGTTGGGCGAGCCGCAACAAGTACGCGATGCTCGCGGCGATGCGGGCGCTCGCGCAGTTGATCAGTTACGAACTGCCGCTCGTGCTCGCCGTCGTGCCGGTCGTGATGCTCGCGGGCTCGCTTTCGACCGTCGAGATCGTGGCCGCGCAAGCCGGCTGGTGGGGCGGTATCCTGCCGCAGTGGCACGTCTTCAGTCCGTGGGGGCTGGGTGCGTTTCTCGTCTTCATGATCGCCGCCTTGGCGGAGTCCAACCGCTCGCCCTTCGACCTGCCGGAAGCGGAGAGCGAACTGATCGCCGGGCACCTGACCGAGTATTCGGGATTCAAATACGCGCTCTTCTTCATGGCGGAATACCTCGGGATGACGGCCCTGTGCTGCCTCGCGGTGACGCTCTTCCTCGGGGGCTGGCACGCGCCGTCGGCGTTCCTGGAGTTCGTTCCGTCGTATTTGTGGTTCGGCGCGAAGCTTGGCGTGCTCATCGTCGTGCTCATGTGGATACGCGGGACGGTGCCGCGGTTGCGCATCGACCAGCTCATGCGGCTCTCGTGGAAGTTTCTCGTGCCGGTCGCGCTGGGCACGATCGTCAACGCCGCGTTCTGGCACTCGAGCGCCGAGTGGGGTGGCGCGTGGCCGGCCGTGCGTTGGGCGGCGGGCGTGGCGCTGCTACTGGGACCTCCGGCGTGGCTCGCCAGACGTCTGTCGGCGGGGCTGGGCCCGCGAGTGTATCGCTACGCGACGTGA
- the nuoK_2 gene encoding NADH-quinone oxidoreductase subunit NuoK, translating to MTPLEICLLVSAGLFAVGLTAALTRSSAILVLLGIELMLNAANLNFIAFWRYGPERGGPEGLVFVLFAVAIAAAEAAVGLALVIAVYRHQRNIRVEEARRLKG from the coding sequence ATGACTCCGCTGGAAATCTGCCTGCTCGTCTCGGCCGGACTCTTCGCGGTGGGACTCACGGCGGCGCTGACGCGCTCCAGTGCGATTCTCGTGCTGCTGGGCATCGAACTCATGCTCAACGCGGCCAATCTCAACTTCATCGCCTTCTGGCGTTACGGGCCGGAGCGGGGCGGGCCGGAGGGGTTGGTCTTCGTCCTCTTCGCCGTCGCCATCGCGGCGGCGGAGGCGGCGGTGGGACTCGCGCTCGTCATCGCGGTCTACCGGCACCAGCGAAACATCCGCGTGGAGGAGGCGCGGCGCCTCAAGGGATGA
- the nuoL_2 gene encoding NADH-quinone oxidoreductase subunit L, with product MIPGVEQIWIVPALPLLAAAVGAALGAGSRRLAAGVAIAGMAGALVFSVLALVGVLGDQAAGRALAYANFAWFDLGARSFDLGWLLDPLGAFMLVMVAFVGLLIFVFSTGYLHGDRDAVRFFSFLSLFAGGMFGLLVSNSLLLLFMFWEVVGVASYLLIGYWFERPAAAAAAKKAFVTTRIGDLGFLLGLLWLHEAGGTLLLYDGGRGVLEDAVLGRLVGTTALGGLAVSTCIGLLFFCGAIGKSGQFPLHVWLPDAMEGPTPVSALIHAATMVAAGVFLMARVYPLLDADLVLADAPLHALTVVAWIGAITALFGALTAIAQHDIKRVLAFSTVSQLGYMMLAIGVGSWVAAVFHLLMHAFFKALLFLGAGSVIHAAHHEQDMRRLGGLAPRMRATFATFAVGMMALAGVPFLFSGFWSKEGILHAVEAWEVSAVPRWFALTAVACTAFYMTRLLVEVFLGRGPRSEPLREHPPEESPAVMVVPLQILAVCAVVLGFLGTPAWPWLQSRLAGTPLHFDPAHLLEGAGLMFVSIALVGAGIGLAWWIYGVKPRERADARDPLERAAPRVYAVLEARMGFDALYAATFGRLFAVAARVARVVDERGLGGLVDAVGGLGRFAGIGAKEMDETAVDGSVEATATATRDAGRAYSKRQDGDARSHLRTVAVGFALLVVLLLLTGGGR from the coding sequence ATGATCCCGGGCGTGGAACAGATCTGGATCGTGCCGGCGCTGCCGCTGCTCGCCGCGGCGGTGGGTGCGGCGCTGGGGGCCGGGTCGCGACGCCTGGCGGCGGGCGTGGCCATCGCAGGCATGGCAGGTGCGCTCGTCTTTTCGGTGCTGGCGCTCGTCGGCGTGCTCGGCGATCAGGCCGCGGGGCGGGCGCTGGCGTACGCCAACTTCGCGTGGTTCGACCTCGGCGCGCGGAGCTTCGACCTCGGCTGGCTGCTCGATCCGCTCGGGGCCTTCATGCTCGTGATGGTGGCCTTCGTGGGGCTGCTCATCTTCGTCTTCAGTACGGGTTACCTGCACGGTGATCGGGACGCGGTGCGGTTCTTTTCGTTTCTCAGCCTCTTCGCGGGCGGCATGTTCGGGCTGCTCGTGTCGAACAGCCTGCTGCTGCTCTTCATGTTTTGGGAGGTCGTGGGCGTGGCCTCGTATCTGTTGATTGGATACTGGTTCGAGCGACCGGCCGCGGCCGCGGCGGCGAAGAAGGCGTTCGTCACGACGCGCATCGGCGATCTCGGGTTCCTCCTCGGTCTGCTCTGGCTGCACGAAGCGGGCGGCACGCTGCTGCTCTACGACGGCGGGCGGGGGGTGCTGGAGGATGCGGTGCTGGGGCGGCTCGTCGGCACGACGGCGTTGGGAGGTCTCGCGGTCTCGACCTGCATCGGGCTGCTCTTCTTCTGCGGCGCGATCGGCAAGTCGGGGCAGTTTCCTCTACACGTGTGGCTGCCGGACGCGATGGAGGGACCGACGCCGGTGAGCGCGCTCATCCACGCGGCGACCATGGTGGCGGCGGGCGTGTTTCTCATGGCGCGGGTGTATCCCCTCCTCGATGCCGATCTCGTGTTGGCGGACGCACCGTTGCACGCGCTCACGGTCGTGGCGTGGATCGGCGCGATCACGGCGCTCTTCGGGGCGCTCACGGCGATCGCGCAACACGACATCAAGCGCGTTCTGGCGTTCTCCACCGTTTCGCAACTCGGCTACATGATGCTCGCGATCGGCGTGGGCTCGTGGGTGGCAGCGGTGTTTCATTTGCTCATGCACGCCTTCTTCAAGGCGTTGCTCTTCCTCGGCGCGGGCTCGGTCATCCACGCCGCGCATCACGAGCAGGACATGCGTCGACTCGGCGGACTCGCGCCGCGGATGCGGGCGACCTTCGCGACCTTCGCCGTGGGCATGATGGCGCTGGCGGGCGTGCCGTTTCTCTTCTCGGGCTTCTGGAGCAAGGAGGGCATCCTGCACGCGGTCGAGGCGTGGGAGGTTTCGGCCGTGCCGCGGTGGTTCGCGCTCACGGCGGTGGCGTGCACGGCCTTCTACATGACGCGGCTGCTGGTCGAGGTCTTCCTCGGGCGCGGGCCGCGGTCGGAGCCGTTGCGGGAACACCCGCCGGAGGAGAGTCCGGCGGTGATGGTCGTGCCGCTGCAGATCCTCGCGGTGTGCGCGGTCGTGCTGGGGTTTCTCGGGACACCGGCCTGGCCGTGGTTGCAGAGCCGACTGGCGGGAACGCCGTTGCACTTCGATCCGGCGCATCTGCTGGAGGGCGCGGGACTGATGTTCGTTTCGATCGCGCTCGTGGGCGCGGGCATCGGGCTGGCGTGGTGGATCTACGGGGTCAAACCGCGCGAGCGTGCCGACGCGCGTGATCCGCTGGAGCGCGCGGCCCCGCGCGTGTACGCGGTGCTGGAGGCGCGGATGGGTTTCGATGCGCTCTACGCGGCGACCTTCGGACGACTCTTCGCGGTTGCGGCGCGAGTCGCGCGCGTCGTCGACGAGCGCGGCCTCGGCGGCCTCGTGGACGCGGTGGGCGGGCTGGGGCGGTTCGCAGGAATCGGTGCGAAGGAGATGGACGAAACGGCGGTCGACGGTTCGGTCGAAGCGACGGCGACGGCGACGCGCGACGCGGGGCGGGCGTATTCGAAAAGGCAGGACGGCGACGCGCGGAGCCACCTGCGGACCGTGGCGGTGGGCTTTGCGTTGCTCGTGGTCCTGTTGTTGCTGACGGGGGGCGGGCGATGA
- a CDS encoding NADH-quinone oxidoreductase subunit M, whose amino-acid sequence MSEWPLLSLIVFLPIAGGLLLALLPRMQGTAVRAIALAASGSTLVLAAVAAMLFEPHAHGYQLGEYRPWIEALAVNYRLGIDGMSLMLVVLTALVAPGCLVAGWGRGRDERVDAAWFLLLQGSALGVFLSLDFFLWFLFWEASLVPAFFLVRSGGGERAGRAAYAFVVYTLTGSAGLLLGFVALRAATGSFDFEQLAALGAEGETTSRLAEVGGARWVTLVFAGVLAGVAVKAPLFPFHTWMPATYAEAPTGTAMFLTAVMSKMGVYGFFRLVWPLFPEQLRDASGLLLVLALAGVVFGAFAALGQNDLKRMLAYSSLNHVSYCLVGLFAAVAPGAAASANAVPAALNGALLQMFNHGLSAAALFFFVGALEARSGGRRGIDDFGGARRAAPVLAGMCGVAMFSSIGVPGLNGFVGEFLVFRGLFGVSPWGAAAGCIGLLVTAIFLLGFQQRVFHGPAAGAVAEGRITDLSTTEVAATAPLVVFMFVLGLAPQLLLGWINPLTATWAAGGIVP is encoded by the coding sequence ATGAGCGAATGGCCGTTGCTCAGCCTGATCGTCTTCCTGCCGATCGCGGGCGGTCTGCTCCTGGCGCTTCTGCCGCGGATGCAGGGAACGGCCGTGCGCGCGATCGCGCTGGCGGCAAGCGGTTCCACGCTCGTGCTCGCGGCGGTCGCGGCGATGCTCTTCGAGCCTCACGCGCACGGGTATCAACTCGGTGAATACAGGCCGTGGATCGAGGCGCTGGCGGTGAACTACCGGCTCGGGATCGACGGCATGAGCCTGATGCTCGTCGTCCTCACGGCACTCGTCGCACCGGGGTGTCTCGTCGCGGGCTGGGGGCGCGGACGGGACGAACGGGTGGATGCGGCGTGGTTTCTCCTGCTGCAGGGAAGCGCGCTCGGGGTGTTTCTGTCCCTCGACTTCTTCCTCTGGTTTCTCTTCTGGGAGGCGAGCCTCGTGCCGGCCTTCTTCCTCGTACGTTCCGGTGGGGGCGAGCGGGCGGGGCGGGCGGCGTACGCGTTCGTCGTCTACACCCTCACGGGCAGCGCGGGCTTGCTGCTCGGGTTCGTCGCGCTGCGGGCGGCGACGGGCAGCTTCGACTTCGAGCAACTCGCGGCCCTCGGGGCCGAAGGCGAAACGACCTCACGCCTCGCGGAGGTCGGCGGCGCGCGCTGGGTCACGCTCGTCTTCGCAGGCGTGCTGGCGGGCGTGGCGGTGAAGGCGCCGTTGTTTCCGTTTCACACCTGGATGCCTGCGACCTACGCGGAGGCGCCGACAGGCACGGCGATGTTTCTCACCGCGGTGATGTCCAAGATGGGCGTCTACGGTTTCTTCCGGCTCGTGTGGCCCTTGTTTCCAGAGCAGTTGCGCGACGCGTCGGGTTTGCTGCTCGTGCTCGCACTGGCGGGTGTCGTCTTCGGGGCATTCGCGGCGCTCGGGCAGAACGATCTCAAGCGGATGCTCGCGTATTCGTCGCTCAACCACGTGAGCTACTGCCTCGTGGGGCTCTTCGCGGCCGTGGCGCCGGGCGCGGCGGCATCGGCGAACGCGGTCCCTGCGGCGTTGAACGGCGCGCTCCTGCAGATGTTCAATCACGGGCTGTCGGCGGCGGCGCTCTTCTTCTTCGTCGGCGCGCTGGAGGCGCGGTCGGGCGGGCGACGCGGGATCGACGACTTCGGCGGAGCGCGACGCGCGGCGCCGGTGCTCGCGGGCATGTGCGGCGTGGCGATGTTCTCCTCCATCGGCGTGCCGGGCCTCAACGGCTTCGTGGGCGAGTTCCTCGTCTTCCGCGGGCTCTTCGGCGTGTCGCCGTGGGGCGCGGCGGCGGGTTGTATCGGATTGTTGGTTACGGCGATCTTCCTGCTCGGTTTCCAGCAACGCGTCTTCCACGGGCCGGCTGCGGGCGCCGTGGCGGAGGGACGGATCACGGATCTGTCCACCACGGAAGTGGCGGCGACGGCGCCGCTCGTCGTGTTCATGTTCGTGCTCGGCTTGGCGCCGCAGTTGTTGCTCGGTTGGATCAACCCGCTCACGGCGACGTGGGCGGCGGGAGGGATCGTGCCGTGA
- a CDS encoding NADH-quinone oxidoreductase subunit M produces the protein MNALVWILPITFAGAAACLLVGRRSAAAARWTALATAVAGFACALVAGVVFEPGPEAITLVDRAWIPEIGARLHLAVDGVGLTLVVLTGLAATAGVLFSWNIERRTGEFFSLYLALIGGVHGVFLSADALLLFVFYEIAIVPKYFLIAIWGSTNREHGALKLVLYSFAGSVLVLAGLLWAYAAGGANGFGLDELAAATREPGQAVAMFALVFTGFAVLAGMFPLHTWAPTGHVAAPTGASMLLAGVVMKLGAYGCLRVAMPLFPEGYSFFQDTIAVLALIGIVYAGLIALVQEDLKFVVGYSSVSHMGFVLLGLAAGNAQAISGAVLQMFSHGVVAGLLFAVAGRMVYDRVHTRELGALRTMGLHRRMPFVAGVFVIGGLASMGLPLFSGFPAELMILLGAWKTSPAWVLVAAGGIVVAGAFTLRAVQGAFFAQRGGAAPAGGEGDHALEPITWPEKVGAGMLIATTVLVGVQPGLLLRWIEPVVQSGWLRVITTGGAP, from the coding sequence GTGAACGCACTCGTCTGGATCCTGCCGATCACCTTCGCGGGCGCGGCGGCGTGTCTGCTCGTCGGACGGCGTTCGGCCGCAGCGGCGCGTTGGACGGCGCTCGCGACGGCCGTAGCGGGGTTCGCGTGTGCGCTGGTGGCGGGTGTCGTGTTCGAGCCGGGGCCGGAGGCGATCACGCTCGTCGATCGCGCGTGGATTCCGGAGATCGGCGCGAGGTTGCATCTCGCGGTCGACGGCGTGGGGTTGACGCTCGTCGTGTTGACCGGACTCGCGGCGACGGCGGGCGTGCTCTTCTCGTGGAACATCGAGCGGCGCACGGGCGAGTTCTTCTCGCTCTACCTCGCGCTCATCGGCGGCGTGCACGGCGTGTTTCTGAGCGCGGACGCGTTGTTGCTCTTCGTCTTCTACGAGATCGCGATCGTGCCGAAGTACTTCCTCATCGCGATCTGGGGATCGACCAATCGCGAACACGGCGCGCTCAAACTCGTGCTCTACTCCTTCGCGGGCAGCGTGCTCGTGCTGGCGGGGCTCTTGTGGGCCTACGCAGCGGGAGGCGCGAACGGGTTCGGGTTGGACGAGCTCGCGGCGGCAACGCGCGAGCCGGGGCAGGCGGTGGCGATGTTCGCGCTCGTCTTCACGGGCTTCGCGGTGCTCGCCGGCATGTTTCCGCTCCACACGTGGGCGCCGACGGGACACGTCGCGGCGCCGACGGGCGCCTCGATGCTCCTGGCCGGCGTGGTGATGAAACTCGGGGCCTACGGCTGTCTTCGCGTGGCCATGCCGTTGTTTCCCGAAGGGTATTCGTTTTTCCAGGACACCATCGCCGTGCTGGCGCTGATCGGGATCGTCTACGCGGGGTTGATCGCGCTCGTGCAGGAGGATCTCAAGTTCGTCGTCGGCTACTCCAGCGTGAGTCACATGGGCTTCGTCCTGTTGGGACTCGCGGCGGGCAACGCGCAGGCGATTTCGGGGGCGGTGCTGCAGATGTTTTCGCACGGCGTCGTGGCGGGACTGCTCTTCGCAGTGGCGGGTCGGATGGTCTACGACCGCGTGCACACGCGCGAGTTGGGGGCGCTGCGCACCATGGGGCTGCATCGACGGATGCCGTTCGTGGCGGGCGTTTTCGTGATCGGCGGGCTCGCCTCGATGGGTTTGCCGCTCTTCAGCGGATTTCCCGCGGAGCTGATGATTCTGTTGGGCGCATGGAAGACCTCGCCGGCTTGGGTCCTCGTGGCGGCGGGAGGAATCGTGGTCGCGGGAGCGTTCACTCTGCGGGCGGTGCAGGGGGCGTTCTTCGCGCAACGCGGCGGCGCAGCGCCTGCGGGTGGCGAGGGTGATCACGCGCTCGAACCGATCACGTGGCCGGAGAAGGTGGGCGCGGGAATGTTGATCGCGACGACCGTGCTGGTGGGCGTGCAGCCGGGACTGCTGTTGCGGTGGATCGAGCCGGTCGTGCAGAGCGGGTGGCTGCGGGTGATCACCACGGGAGGTGCGCCGTGA
- a CDS encoding NADH-quinone oxidoreductase subunit N has product MSADYATLARALGAETALVVAALVVLAVDLAWMRGVSTEKRRDVAALFGAAGCVAALAWCRQSGAPSEVWGGVLILDTLAVVARVGVLVLLLGTFGVLCGNVANRNPAEQVALLLLGGVGLLLMPAAQNLLLAFVALELASLSLYLLVGFDKRSAESAEAGLKYFLVGGVTAACLLFGLSLIYGLTGTISVGEMAGAVRALEFSPLAAVAVALVVVALGFKVAAAPFHAWAPDAYQGAPTPVAAWVASGSKVAALVLFYRLLWPGLHGWAGAMDDVGRIERGWLPIVLVVALASMALGNLVALAQRDVRRLLAYSAIGHAGVMLLALVLAGTFGVGTLVYYVFTYALATLGAFGVLAASERDSRRTTFENLAGLHARSPLLAWCLAVFVLSLAGIPPTSGFFAKLFVFAEAFRVNGISGPIGWAALAGIGFGVVGLYYYLLVLRAAFVATASGGTTERVHVRPLAVAVLVLTAALVVVLGVFPNWLLRVF; this is encoded by the coding sequence GTGAGTGCGGACTACGCGACATTGGCGCGTGCGCTCGGGGCCGAAACGGCGCTCGTGGTGGCGGCGCTCGTCGTGCTCGCGGTCGATCTCGCGTGGATGCGCGGGGTGTCGACGGAGAAGAGACGCGACGTCGCGGCGTTGTTCGGGGCTGCGGGTTGCGTGGCGGCGCTGGCCTGGTGTCGGCAGAGTGGTGCACCAAGCGAAGTGTGGGGCGGTGTCCTGATTCTGGATACACTCGCAGTCGTCGCGCGGGTCGGCGTGCTCGTGCTCCTGCTCGGAACCTTCGGTGTGCTCTGCGGCAACGTGGCGAACCGGAATCCGGCCGAGCAGGTGGCGCTGCTTCTGTTGGGCGGAGTCGGCCTGTTGCTCATGCCGGCGGCGCAGAATCTCTTGCTGGCCTTCGTTGCGCTGGAGCTGGCGAGTCTGTCGCTGTATCTGCTGGTGGGCTTCGACAAGCGAAGCGCGGAGTCGGCGGAGGCGGGATTGAAGTACTTCCTCGTAGGCGGCGTGACGGCGGCGTGTCTGCTCTTCGGGCTGAGTCTGATCTACGGGCTGACGGGCACGATCTCGGTGGGCGAAATGGCTGGGGCTGTGCGCGCGCTGGAGTTCTCTCCGTTGGCGGCGGTGGCGGTCGCGCTCGTCGTCGTGGCGCTGGGCTTCAAGGTGGCGGCGGCGCCGTTTCACGCGTGGGCCCCGGACGCGTATCAAGGAGCGCCGACGCCGGTCGCGGCGTGGGTGGCGTCGGGAAGCAAGGTGGCGGCGCTGGTCTTGTTCTACCGGCTGCTCTGGCCGGGGTTGCACGGCTGGGCCGGTGCGATGGACGACGTGGGGCGGATCGAGCGCGGTTGGCTGCCGATCGTGCTCGTGGTGGCACTGGCCTCGATGGCACTCGGCAATCTGGTCGCGCTCGCACAACGGGACGTGCGGCGGCTGTTGGCGTATTCGGCGATTGGGCACGCGGGCGTGATGCTCCTGGCGCTCGTGCTCGCGGGGACCTTCGGCGTGGGCACGCTCGTGTATTATGTTTTCACCTACGCGCTGGCGACGCTCGGGGCCTTCGGTGTGCTCGCGGCTTCGGAGCGCGACAGTCGACGGACGACCTTCGAGAACCTCGCGGGTTTGCATGCTCGTTCGCCGCTGCTCGCATGGTGTTTGGCGGTCTTCGTCCTGTCGCTCGCAGGCATCCCGCCGACGAGCGGGTTCTTTGCGAAGCTGTTCGTCTTCGCGGAGGCGTTTCGCGTGAACGGCATCTCCGGGCCGATCGGCTGGGCAGCGCTGGCCGGGATCGGCTTCGGCGTGGTCGGGCTCTACTACTACCTGTTGGTGTTGCGGGCGGCGTTCGTGGCGACCGCCTCGGGCGGAACGACGGAGCGGGTGCACGTGCGGCCGTTGGCAGTGGCCGTGTTGGTGCTGACGGCGGCGCTGGTCGTCGTACTGGGTGTGTTTCCGAATTGGTTGTTGCGAGTGTTTTGA